From a region of the Salinispira pacifica genome:
- the osmF gene encoding glycine betaine ABC transporter substrate-binding protein OsmF, with product MRRSFRLISVSALVLLLMFNAAAVLFAGGNAEDEELKGPVTVGSKIDTEGALLGNMIVALLEDNGFQVNDRTQTGSTPVVREGITTGELDIYPEYTGNGFYLFSGETEADVWKNPDSAYETVKKLDYDANSIVWLQPAPANNTWAIALREDLAEAENLQTLEDLAAYINNGGEFKIAGSEEFISSEAALPSFEEGYGFSLGEEQLLVFSSGNTALTEQAAAEGTEGVNAAMAYGTDGQLAALGLVVMEDTRGVQPVYEPAPIVREEVLEMYPEIADILEPVFASLDLKTLQSLNARIAVNGEDPRTVAEDYLNSNGFL from the coding sequence ATGCGACGTTCTTTCAGGCTCATTTCTGTTTCTGCTCTTGTTTTGCTGCTCATGTTCAATGCTGCAGCCGTGCTGTTTGCCGGCGGCAATGCTGAAGATGAGGAGTTGAAGGGACCGGTTACAGTTGGATCGAAAATCGACACCGAGGGTGCTCTTCTGGGAAATATGATCGTTGCCCTTTTGGAGGACAACGGCTTTCAGGTGAACGACAGGACCCAGACCGGTTCCACTCCTGTGGTTCGGGAAGGAATCACAACAGGCGAGTTGGATATATATCCGGAATACACCGGCAATGGGTTTTACCTTTTCAGCGGTGAGACGGAAGCGGATGTATGGAAAAATCCGGACAGTGCGTACGAAACGGTGAAGAAACTGGACTACGATGCCAACTCCATTGTATGGCTCCAGCCGGCTCCGGCCAATAACACCTGGGCCATCGCTCTCCGTGAGGATCTTGCGGAGGCGGAAAATCTCCAGACTCTTGAGGATCTTGCCGCATATATCAACAACGGCGGGGAATTCAAAATTGCCGGAAGCGAGGAATTCATATCCAGCGAAGCCGCACTGCCGAGTTTTGAAGAAGGCTACGGCTTCTCCCTGGGAGAAGAGCAGCTTCTGGTGTTTTCCAGCGGCAATACCGCACTCACCGAACAGGCTGCCGCAGAAGGCACCGAAGGTGTGAATGCGGCCATGGCCTACGGTACCGACGGCCAGCTTGCTGCACTTGGACTGGTGGTAATGGAAGATACCCGTGGCGTGCAGCCGGTGTATGAACCTGCACCCATTGTGAGAGAGGAAGTGCTGGAGATGTATCCGGAAATTGCGGATATTCTCGAGCCGGTGTTTGCCAGTCTTGATCTGAAAACCCTTCAGAGTTTGAATGCGCGGATTGCCGTGAACGGAGAGGATCCCCGTACGGTAGCGGAAGATTATCTGAACAGCAACGGCTTTCTCTGA
- a CDS encoding tetratricopeptide repeat protein translates to MTRNSFVPKLSIVLLAVLLGGILPLHAQMDLLPFIFRDIPPELEQGIPVTMTYDEFRSLNRNIDFFTVGMSLIAPGYGFFSVDRPYAGAAVAGGRAAGYGLMAAGVIRQWQDFRDVWNGQDLSAEEWDSLKVNAFLFGSGAFLNMVLWGVDVLGAYHVALEEKNWVIYHHGLKVEHESRGEDEIEQLRSYFVQDDPAVREYLRGRLHRIAMSSSWGDFPREDLQEALYYHGVMEYGRGRSERAVLQLLSAYTVEGTQWQQKVGSLVVDILSSRQALAWEDDRELLWEELGRAGESGYGYPDLVTLLPELQHEGLRSELFLMANRYLGSGEKPLQGDLVLFSMARAWAGQGDIQNAATAYAKLIRFYPESPMAEEAGKRARALYTALGDSQAAEALE, encoded by the coding sequence ATGACCAGAAACTCATTCGTACCGAAACTCAGCATTGTATTGTTGGCAGTACTTCTGGGCGGGATTCTCCCCCTTCATGCACAGATGGATCTTCTTCCCTTTATTTTCCGGGATATACCCCCGGAACTTGAGCAGGGCATCCCCGTAACCATGACCTACGATGAATTCCGCTCTCTGAACCGGAATATCGATTTCTTCACCGTGGGAATGAGTCTGATTGCCCCGGGCTACGGCTTTTTCAGTGTGGACCGGCCATATGCAGGAGCCGCAGTAGCCGGAGGCAGGGCCGCCGGGTACGGGCTTATGGCGGCAGGAGTAATCCGGCAGTGGCAGGATTTCCGGGATGTGTGGAACGGACAGGATTTAAGTGCAGAGGAATGGGACAGCCTGAAGGTGAACGCATTTCTTTTCGGCAGCGGGGCATTCCTCAATATGGTCCTATGGGGTGTTGATGTGCTGGGTGCATATCATGTGGCCCTTGAAGAAAAAAACTGGGTGATTTATCACCATGGACTCAAGGTGGAGCATGAGAGCAGAGGCGAAGATGAAATTGAACAGCTGAGAAGCTACTTTGTTCAGGATGATCCTGCGGTGCGGGAATATCTCCGGGGACGACTTCACAGAATTGCCATGAGTTCCAGTTGGGGAGATTTTCCCCGGGAAGATCTTCAGGAAGCCCTCTATTATCACGGGGTGATGGAGTACGGAAGGGGCAGAAGCGAACGGGCGGTGCTTCAGCTTCTCAGCGCATATACCGTAGAGGGAACTCAGTGGCAGCAGAAAGTCGGATCTCTTGTGGTGGATATATTATCATCCCGCCAGGCCCTTGCCTGGGAGGATGACCGTGAACTTCTCTGGGAAGAGCTGGGACGTGCCGGGGAAAGCGGGTACGGGTATCCGGACCTGGTCACCCTGCTGCCGGAACTGCAGCACGAAGGACTGAGGTCCGAGCTGTTTCTTATGGCAAACCGGTACCTGGGAAGCGGGGAAAAGCCGCTGCAGGGGGATCTGGTGCTGTTTTCCATGGCCCGGGCATGGGCGGGACAGGGTGATATACAAAATGCCGCCACCGCCTACGCCAAACTGATCAGGTTTTATCCCGAAAGCCCCATGGCAGAGGAAGCCGGAAAACGGGCCAGAGCATTATACACGGCGCTGGGAGACAGTCAGGCAGCCGAGGCATTGGAGTAA
- a CDS encoding ABC transporter ATP-binding protein, translating to MINIEQFRQSILNTKSAIEMTDVGVHYGSKEALKQVNLKIPRNRVTVLIGPSGCGKSTTLRSINGLVPVSRGSITYPGLDTSLDDIVELRRNMGYAIQSVGLIPHLTVWENVSLVPHLLGWDKARRRERSSELLQLVKLDPGEYMEKFPSQLSGGEGQRVGVARALGADPHVLLMDEPFGAVDPLNRETLQDEFIRIQRKLKKTVIFVTHDLEEAVRLADYLVIMKDGEIVQADHPEAILAEPADEFVEQFLGPDRALKRLTLFTADQLSQPLYSPEGAAPLPEGRCVWETDGAGIPVGVRAMVRGKEIRRSIEPGNQTVREYSSLKECMSRILSLGLPAVPVVDDDLTLRAELRYEHIQEVSLQ from the coding sequence ATGATTAACATTGAACAGTTCAGACAATCCATACTCAATACCAAGTCTGCTATTGAAATGACCGATGTGGGAGTTCATTACGGCAGCAAGGAAGCGCTGAAACAGGTAAATCTGAAGATACCCAGAAACCGGGTAACGGTTCTCATCGGGCCCAGCGGCTGCGGAAAATCAACAACCCTCCGCAGCATTAACGGGCTGGTTCCCGTGTCACGGGGCAGCATCACGTATCCGGGACTTGATACGTCTCTGGATGATATTGTTGAACTGCGAAGAAACATGGGGTACGCCATCCAGTCGGTGGGACTGATCCCCCATCTCACGGTTTGGGAAAACGTGAGTCTGGTCCCCCATCTTCTGGGCTGGGACAAGGCCCGTCGCCGGGAGCGAAGCAGTGAACTGCTGCAGCTGGTCAAACTTGATCCCGGCGAGTATATGGAAAAGTTTCCCAGTCAGCTGTCCGGGGGTGAAGGGCAGAGGGTGGGGGTCGCCCGTGCTCTGGGCGCCGATCCCCATGTGCTTCTCATGGATGAACCCTTCGGTGCGGTTGACCCCCTGAACCGGGAAACCCTCCAGGATGAATTCATCCGCATTCAGAGGAAGCTGAAAAAAACCGTGATTTTTGTCACCCATGATCTTGAAGAAGCGGTGCGGCTGGCCGACTATCTGGTGATCATGAAAGATGGCGAAATTGTTCAGGCGGATCATCCCGAGGCAATTCTGGCTGAGCCGGCAGATGAATTTGTGGAACAGTTTTTGGGGCCTGACAGAGCTCTCAAACGTCTTACTCTGTTCACCGCCGACCAGCTTTCGCAGCCGCTGTACTCTCCGGAGGGGGCCGCCCCCCTTCCCGAAGGCCGCTGCGTATGGGAAACCGATGGCGCCGGCATTCCGGTGGGAGTACGGGCAATGGTTCGGGGCAAAGAGATCAGGCGCAGCATTGAACCGGGGAATCAGACGGTACGGGAGTATTCCTCCCTGAAAGAGTGCATGTCCCGCATTCTGAGTCTGGGCCTCCCTGCGGTTCCGGTG
- a CDS encoding ABC transporter permease, with the protein MNVRDRQQHKYSILAVIIFTVSFIFPFADIRENRVAGSVPLWAGDLLSRTGPGGVLLLMLPPVLLILAILLRRSGRFSREALWLRIIPALLPGLSILTAFWVLSGIPGAYEEFLGEFGRVGMGFGFYLFILAGIVPLLSDRPPKGGAWIALGVFLITSVLLYTSSALDSLGIIREASNQQRRLLKEIGNHISITLSSVGIAVVIGVPGAFISYQYRRIRNAVFPVLNVLQTIPSIALFGLMIAPLAALSRAMPLLRQMGLRGIGNTPAIIALSMYALYPVLRYSYTALSEVDGKVIDAARGMGMNTIQLWGMVRLPLGIPVILHGIRVALIQTLGNATLAKLVGGGGLGVFVFEGLGQASSDMVLLGMFLIIAITLVADQLLTVLIRLLTPKALQNQYSAQTGESQ; encoded by the coding sequence ATGAATGTCCGGGATAGACAGCAACACAAGTATTCAATACTGGCGGTGATAATTTTCACCGTCAGTTTTATTTTCCCCTTTGCGGATATCCGTGAGAACCGTGTGGCCGGGAGCGTTCCCCTCTGGGCCGGAGATCTGCTTTCCCGTACCGGACCGGGCGGTGTTCTGCTGCTCATGCTGCCGCCGGTGCTGCTCATACTGGCCATCCTTTTGCGAAGATCCGGAAGATTCTCCCGGGAAGCGCTGTGGCTGAGAATTATCCCGGCGCTGTTGCCCGGATTGAGCATTCTGACGGCGTTTTGGGTTCTCTCGGGAATTCCCGGAGCATATGAAGAGTTTCTCGGGGAGTTCGGCCGGGTGGGAATGGGGTTCGGATTTTACCTGTTTATTCTTGCGGGAATTGTTCCCCTGCTCTCAGACCGTCCGCCCAAAGGCGGGGCCTGGATCGCCCTGGGGGTGTTTCTCATCACCTCAGTGCTGCTGTACACCAGCTCGGCGCTGGACTCCCTGGGCATTATCAGGGAAGCGTCCAACCAGCAGCGGCGGCTGCTGAAAGAAATCGGGAATCATATCAGTATCACCCTCTCCAGTGTGGGAATAGCCGTAGTTATCGGTGTGCCCGGAGCCTTTATCTCCTATCAGTACCGGCGGATCCGAAATGCGGTTTTTCCTGTGCTGAATGTACTCCAGACCATCCCCAGTATTGCTCTCTTCGGGTTGATGATCGCCCCTCTGGCGGCATTATCCAGGGCTATGCCGCTGCTCAGGCAGATGGGGCTGCGGGGGATCGGAAATACGCCGGCGATCATCGCACTGAGCATGTACGCGCTGTATCCGGTTCTCCGCTACAGTTATACGGCCCTTTCCGAGGTGGACGGCAAGGTGATTGATGCGGCCAGAGGGATGGGGATGAATACCATCCAGCTCTGGGGTATGGTGCGCCTTCCTTTGGGAATTCCGGTAATTCTTCACGGAATCAGAGTAGCCCTGATCCAGACTCTGGGCAATGCAACTCTGGCGAAGCTTGTCGGCGGCGGCGGTCTGGGTGTATTTGTATTCGAGGGGCTGGGGCAGGCCTCATCGGATATGGTGCTCCTGGGGATGTTCCTGATTATCGCTATTACCCTGGTGGCTGACCAGCTGCTCACGGTTCTCATACGGCTGCTCACACCCAAGGCTTTACAAAACCAGTACTCCGCACAAACGGGAGAATCCCAATGA